The genomic DNA CTTGCTATAAGAATACAAATTATTCTATAATCACAAATTATTCACAAATTTTaagattcagaaaaaataaaaaccactttcAATGCCACCCTCCCCATCATGTTACCTGGTTTGACAGGTGTGGACTGAGAAGGTGGAATCTGCACTGTAAATCTTTGGCTTGTCACTGACACTGGAGGTGCAACTTTACTTGGGACAGAAGCTGTTTGTGGGGTTGCTGTAGTTGTAATTAACAGACCATGTTAGTTAGGTGACTTCATTACACAGGTTCATATTCTGCACTCCTTAGCTTATAAGAAACTACTTTCAAAGCACAAGGAACTAATGAATggtgagaaaaaaatcagaaataagcaAAGTACAAACTCAACGGTTTAAATGCTAAAAGTTCAGGACAGTATAGTAGTAAAGAATGTAGGCTCTGGAGCCTACCTACTTGAGTTTGAATTCAGGCTTTATCACCTACTAGATgagtgtccttgggcaagttatttaatcttttaatactttagttttctcacctgtcaAATGGAGATAACTATCACATAAGATTCTTGTGAAAGTTAAAATAATCCATGTATAGCTCTTCAAACCACCTGGCACTGAATTTTAGCTACGTGAGGTTGTGAAACTGAGTGTCCGAATAAACCAGCAGAATAAAGACCCAAGTTTTCTATTAATTACCTTAGGTGGCACTTTTAATCTGTCACTTACTGAGAATTAGAAGATATCTACTATGCCTATGAAGGTAAATCAACATGCATCTAACAAAAGCCTATCAAAAACACCTCTTAGGGTCCCCAGATGGGTACATAAGTCATATTCCTATTCTATATCCaagtactttttttaaacagaaagggaTTGTGGAGATAACCTAGTCCAAACCCCCCTCAACTCTACCAGTTATTCCAAGGTACAACTCAAATACCAccctattttataaaatttccttGATTTGCTCAGAAGTCAATGCCTGACTCTGAAATTGCCTTGTCATAGGAACCTTTATTAGTATCTTCTCCTGTTCACTAAATTACAAGCTTGGCTAACACTTTTTATCCTTAAGAACATATGGTCTTTGTGCCTTACTCCTAATAGGCACTCaacaatttttgtttaatgaataaattctgCAAGACTCAAAGATGTATACTGACATCATAGctctcttaaaaaatacatttatggaaACATGTGTGTTCCTAGTTTTTCCTTTGGGGATGCAGGTTTTCCATACATCCCTTTCTCCTGGAACCAGCAGTCTGCCCAGGGAAGAGTTGCTGAAAAAACTACAACTACCCtctccagaaacaaaggagaagaaagcctAAATGGGAGAAGAAAGCCTAAATAGGGGAAGAAAGCCTAAATAGGGGAAGAAAGCCTAAATAGGGAAAGAGAGTTCAAAGGTACGCAGGAATCTGGCTCTAATGCTTTCTCTCCCAAACTGAGAAGGTGAGGCCTTACTCTAAGGTATCTTCATTCTTAGGCAAGTTTTCTGTTGTATTAAGGATCATTTCAAAGAATTTGGTGAAGCTTAATGAAAcagtatgtgttttattttgtcaagAAATTCACAATAGGTAGATGTTTTCTTGGCCATTACCATAACGATTTAACATTTAAGGAAGTATGGAGTTTAGGTTTTAAAATTGAACAGAGTAGATGCTTAGATCTTGGATACTTTATAGAATtccatgttttcaaagttcaaaaCTTGTATTTTAATACTAGATTTTAGCAGTTCcctcattttagattttaaaaatctctaaaacaTGTATAATAAGTGTCTAAAAATCACAACTGATAACTAAAATTGGTTAACTTGCCAAGACGTGCAGTGGATTACCACAgcccagagtttttaaaaaattggtattCACTAAAGTAATATGAATCCACAGATACACAGTATATGACCTAAAAGTTACACAAATTATATATGCGAATTTCTGCCCACAAAGGTCACATGCAGGTAACCGGAAGTGTACAACTAATACTATACCCggttgattttaaaatgtttaaatgagaaTATGAAGAGATTGTCTACACACTGCATAAATCAAATGCTGCTGACATTAGAGCTATATGACATCTATAGGACTCAAGTTATAAAACATAAGAGCCAAGAAATCAGTACTGGTCAAAGAGgattatttctgaaaatactttGATTATGAAAGAAATCCAGCAGGAATgtaggaccaaaaaaaaaaaaatcaggaactcTAAATCTATTTATGTTTCCCTTATTACCTAAGcaacaacattaaaaagaaacctaacggtttctaaataccattctccaccAAAAGGAACTAGGGCTCTGGAGAAATGGCTGGTTGTAGAACTAGAGTAAGGGAAAATATAAGATGAGCTTAGATCATCTTGTGCCAAAAAGCAATAAAGGCTCAAAGAATGATGGGGACCTGTCACGACACAGGAGACACCTTGAAGGGACAACACAGGACAATCAGTACTACTTCTGAAAAGATTAGTATTAAAAACAATGAGTTTTTCTTTGATATGCtttttgtacactttaaaattgtTTGGGTTTCATTCTCTTGCCAGTTTACTCTGAAAgttctttaatttctgaaaataagtaGGCTACTGCCATGAGTTGTGTTTGGCAACTTGATTTGTATAGAAGGCAGAGAACACAGCTTAAACTGTTTTTGGTATCCCAGTTTATTCCAACAACGCTGGGTAATGTCCAATTCTATACTCATTTGGGATCAGATATTCCTTGTGGCTTTCTCATTTTGAAATCTGATAAGATATATGTTTATAGTTTTACTAGAGGATAAGTAAATGTATCAATGGCAATACACATTTGGGAATTTCTGACTCAGCTTTTGACTtggattataatttaaaattaagtgcCAAGGAACTTCTTTACCAGTCAGAAAAAccatttccctctctcacttACCTATAGTAGGAGTGGAAGGTCTGCTACTAACAGCACCAACACTTAACCGTGGAACTAGTCTTCCTTGGTTAGGTCCCTAGGGGATTTCAAAAACAAGTTAGTTTTAACGTTGTTTAGATCTGACCCCTAAACTTACCAAGAATGAAATTAGGATGGCTGATGTGACTTATTAATGGATAAACCTATGGCAAGAATGTCGTTTttgtttcatcagtgttctaAATCCAACATTGAAACTAGTCttcacaaacatatatataatataaatataatgcatATGCATATGGACATGGATATGAACATACACATAGAAAATTCTATATGGTGTTTAAGGTAGAGTTTTATTTGGGGGATAACAACTAACATCCTTATGACTTTTAATCTTAACTAGTCAATATCTTaacctaaaaagaaagaaactctctTCTAGCAGAATTTCAGACAACAAAGGCAGCTAGCTGACTGTGGGGAGAACTTTCTCAGTGGTGGGAGAGCCTTAGgtcatatttcagaaaataagtcCAATTCCTTATGGTATATCATTTACTCTGTTATCAGGTGTCACAAAAAACTGATAAACAGTGGAAATATTTGGAGGCATGAGACCTGGGAATAAGTCCCAGCTTTGCTACTAACTCCACAGATGGATCGAGGCTCAGTTTcctgttgtgaaaattaagtgtTGGGTTAGATGAACATTAAAGTTCTTTTTAGCtctaaaaattttgtattttaatgtagTAGTTAATTGCAGACATGGTATTTTCAAcgctataaattttaaaaatcctagtaAATTATCTTAGTCTTTATCCTACTAATCTATCTATAGGAATGTGCTTTTTACAAATTGCCCTAACAcatctcatctttttaaaaactaatttgacTAAAAATTCTTACCTTTTTAATTAAGGACTTCAGCCTATAGTTTGGAGCTGTTAAGCAGTATCTGTCGGGTGGCAGTCTGGGTCCTGCATATGGCTTAATCAGTGGTAAAGGGGTTTGATTTTTCTGCCTTGCAATATccagtaaaaactaaaaaaaaatccttattagaactacaatttaaaaatttttaagtaaaatgaacTTCAAATAACTTTGCTCACATCTCTTGGAGGAGGAGAAGTAAAAGACTGATCAGCCCGACACTGGATTGCCAGTCTCACATCATCTGCATCAACATTAGGTTTCTTAGCATGGCTTGAATAAATTTTCGCATCATCCAGAATTGTAGTCACATATCCTTTAAgaacaaaacattattttcttaaaccTATGAAAACAGCCTAATATTTATGGCCATTTTTCTTAATGGAAGGTTCTACCAGTAGAAAATTTATGAATTTTGGTTCTAATATCTAATTGATCTACATGAtcaactaaaaatttttttattaagcttatttgagagagacagcgaggtgagcaggggagggcagagagagggagagagataatcccaagcagactctgtgctgtcacagcagagcccaacaaggggctcaatctctcAAACCAggagggagatcatgacctgaactaagatcaagagtcagaagcttaatgacTGAattacccaggctcccctctataTGATCAATTTTAAATAGATATCACAGTATAAATACTACTGTCCCCTAGCTTGAgctccttttttctgctttagCCAAGTTCTATGATATTTATTAACTGTTAAAGCAATTTAGTTGAAAATGTTCTTACAATAAAACAATCTTTTCAGATTCACAAGTTAGGCaaatttttggtgttttgttaaCTTACGGAAAGCAAATTCCAACATTTGATTTATAACCCTTGGTTCATACTCCGTAATTCCCATATCCTTCAGGATTTGTGCCATCACCTGTAGATTCGAATAAAAACGTCAGATGTATGATGTAGGCACTAGAAATCAAGACTGGGCCGAAGGTAGTATTTGTATTTATGATACAAGGTCCGCCTTTCTCTGGGCTCCAAACTTGTACTCCTATCCTTTTCTTCTCAAGTGTGTATCAGAATCACGCCCAAACCCGCTGTAACCTCtgctgaaaacttttttttttttttttttttttttttttttttttttttggcgggggtgggggctggggcaaagagaagaaaaaggcccGGGTTGCCTTTCACCCCGGGAAAGGCAGGGGTGGCTACAGCTGgttgtcattttcttctgtgaCGATGGGGGAAGAACGCTGGACGCGAGAATCCCGGCTGGCCAACCTGGCGAGACCACAAAGAGTCTGGGGCCCAAGGCCCAGTAGACAAAGCCGGGTGGTTGGACTGCGCACTTCGGCGGGCCACAAGCCTCCCTCTAGCGGGGCCACGGGGGTTGCGGGAGAAGCGCCCCAAGGTCCAGGCGGGCAGCCCCTTATCCCACTCCTGGCTGCCCCGGCTGGGCTGAAGCCGCACGCGAGCCCAGCCTCAGGCCCTCCGCCGGGGCCAGCCTCCCTAGACGCTGGCCGCGCGGAGCTTCATGCCCCGCCTCTCATCCTTTGCACTTACCAAGGCATCTCTCGGAGCGTTCTTGGGAGGCGCCATCTTGCTCGACTCCATGTTATCCAGCCGCCTGTCATCCGAGGAGAGAGGGCTGATCGCAGGCTCCTCGCTCAGACTCCACCCCTGCGGGGTGCGGAAGGCGGGGTTACAACTCCGGCCCAGCGGGCTGCGGCTTTTCTACTGCTACTCCACGCGGTGGAGGCTGAGGGCAGCTGGGCTAGCGGAGCCGGCAGGCCGCGGAGGATTGGCAGAGACGAGTAAGCCTTCCCCGGGGAACCCTCGGCCAACGCTTAGAAGAACCAAGAAGCTCGTCTTTCTAGAACTGTTCTCCGGTAAAATGTACCAAACGGGTAACCCTTGTCTTTGCTGGGACCCCTCTTCACACTTTCCCTGCTGCCACTCTGGCCCTTCCATCTCCCTGTAATGCCTGCACAAGCCCTGCCTCCACGTGCCCTTGTGGTAGGGTTGCCTGTGTAAATAACACCCAGTTAAAATTTCAGATCAACAACAAATACGTTTTCAGCCAAAGTATATCCCAAACACTACATAGgctatatttatgtaaaaaattatttgtggttGATCTCACATTTAAATTTAGCTCGGcgttctgtattttcatttgttaaatctGGCAACAGCAGGCCTTTGGCCAACTCTCGTCAAGCTCAACGCCTTGTCATCCTCACCCATTTCATACTGATGAAAAGCTAAAGCCTTTGTGGGCCTGCAAGATTCCCCACCCTGCTGAGCCTCTCTAGCCTTGTCCCTTGTCCTTGAGTAGTTTTCTCCCCTCTCCAGTCTCCACAGAATAACctgactttcaaaaaaaaaaccatgcatcAGTTAACCATCTCTGGCTTAAAGTGTCCCTGAGAGAACTCTTTCCTATTCTCTACAATCCACCACCGTGTTCTTTATCCCACGAAAAGGCACTCTGAGCTACCGAGGCCAGTAACAGCAGTCAGCTATGTTACGCACCCTCCCCACAATCCACAATCTATAACAAGTCTTATCAGGGCCACTTCCCAAAGTCGGACCATGTCTGTGTTTCCACATCCTCATCCAGTGCTAACCACGCTAACAGTCCAAACCAACAGCTGTACTCACCAAGACTACAGAGAAAGGTCCTGAAAATAGGGCTACCCCACCTTCTTCACACAACCCAACAGATCTCTCAGTCATACATCACGTAATTGTATTCTTCTCTTTAAAGCCCTCTAATGGCTTCCttcacaaaataaattcttactGATTTCTGGGGGTTAGCAGGCCCTTCAGTTTTGGACACCAGCTCACCTCATCAGGCTCCTCTGAATCAGTCATCGACCAGTCAGCCATCTTGAATATGAGGCAGGTCCCCCAAGAATCACGTGTTTTTAACACACCATTTCCAGGGGGAACACTGATCCCTGTGGTCCTACAAGCACCTTTCTCAGCTGACCGTGGACGATCACTATATAAGACTAATAGTGATTTTCTCACTTTGGAATAGGTAGTAGATACACAAggtgcaaaattttaaaaatacatttaaaaaaataagaaaaagaaactttctggTTTCTTCTAGCCACTAATTTATCTTTCACAGGAGGCACCACTGTTTACCAGTTTCTTGTCTATGTAATTTACAAACaccaactttttaatttttttgttcctCCATCTGAATGGTACCATACAGTTGGGGTGATGAAACTTCAGGGCGCCAACACAGGACACAGCCATACAAGATGAAAAGACCTATGAAAGgcctataatatataataaataactgCACATGTGTTAttgctttaatataaaaatatgaaaatagatgtttatttaaaattgcttttctgtattttctgttacATACATGCTATTAGTTAAACGAGACAATAGGACTAATTAAGAGTGGCAATTAGTATTAATAGTAGGACTAATTAAATACTTTGTGtgagaaaatataatatttttcatatttctgtccCGTTacagcaatttattttaattcttggatatttaaattttataagttGTAGTATGTATTCTTAGTTTACATAAAtataagatgtttaaaaaagagaatgtgaCTACATTATGACAAGTTAAACATATCTTCTATTGCttatatttagtaaaaataacaatgaaatgtttttcttggcCCCATGTTACAGTAGGATAATTttgctctttctgtttcttatcGAATAATACTTCTCTGAACTGCCTGCAGCCATTAACTGCAgccatcattcttttcttttatgtagtGGTAAAACTGAATATAGTCTAACATAATATTcacttttatatgaatttttggTCTTATCAAGTCCACATTAGACTGATTCTTGGTGTCAGTCCAGTGTGGTGACATCAACCTAAATGTCCTTTCAAAAAAAGTGTTTGAGTATGTAACATTCCTAAGTATTACTTGCTAGGAATATCAGGTTTTTAGATTTGTAGGAATTAGTTCTAAGCTCTCTAGAAATGTCTATTCACTTAGTACTGGAGGTTTTGTCTTGGTAGAGCAGTTATTTGTCAGTTAGATAGGCACTTTGCATCTATAcattcatccttttttatttcaactttttattaatttttctttttttctttttgcttactttaaattcaagttagttaacatacagtgtagtcttgccTTTAGGAGTGGAAtgcagtgattcatctcttacatgcaacaaccagtgctcaatcccaaaaagtgtcctccttaatgtccacccccatttagcccatccccccacccacctcccctgcagcaaccctcagcttcttctctgtatttacaagtctcttatggttttcttccctctctgtttttatcttatttttccttcccttcccctatgttcatctgttgtgtttctcaaattccacatatgagtgaaatcatacgacatctgtctttctctgactgacttattgtgcttagcgtaatacactctagttccatctacgttgttgcaaatggcaaggttttattctttttgactgccaagtaatattccattgtgtcatcatctttatccattcaccagtcgatggacatttgggctctttccataatttggctattgtcgatagtgctgttataaacattggggtgcatgtgccccttcgaatcagcactcctgtactcctgtatcctttggataaattcttagtagtgctattactgggttgtagggtagttctattttgaattttttgaggaacttccatactgttttccagagtggctgcatcagtttgcattcccaccagcagtgcaaaagagatcctctttctccacattgttgccaaaatctgttgtttcctgagttgttcgttttagccattctgaaagatgtgagggtagtatctcattgtggttttgatttgtatttccctgatgatgagtgatgagcatctttttatgtgtctatgagccatctggatgccttgtttggaaaagtgtctattcatgtcttctgcccattttttcactggattatttttcaggtgttgagtttggtaagttctttgtagattttggatactaaccctttatctgaaatgtcatttgcaattatcttctcccattccatcagttgccttttggttttgctgattatttcctttgcagtacagaagcttttcatcttgatgaattgcaatctttcatttttgcttttatttcccttgcctctagagacatgtcaagtaagaagttgctgtggcctaggtcaaagaggtttctgcctgttttctcctctaggattttgatggtttcctgtctcacatttaggtctttcatccactttgaatttatttttgtgtatgatgtaataaaggggtccagtttcattcttctgtgtgttgctgtccagttctcccagcaccatttgctgaagagagtgtctttttttccattggatactctttcctgctttgtcaaagattagttggtcatatatttgtgggcccatttctgggttctctattctattccattgatctagggtctgtttttgtgtcaataccgtactgtcttgatgattacagctttgtaatacaccttgatgattacagctttgtaatacaccttAATGTCCAGAActttgatgcctccagctttgattttctttttcaggattgctttggctattcagggtcttttctggttccatacaaattttaggattgtttgttctagctctgtggggaatcctggtgttattttggtagggattgcattgagtgtgtagattgctttgggtattatcgacatttaacaatttttgttcttccagtcatgagcatggaatgtttttccatttctttgtatcttcttcagttgctttcataagctttctgtagttttcagcatacagatcttttacatctttggttaggtttattcctcggTATCTTAttgattttggtgcaattgtaaatgggaccaatctgtgatatctctttctgctgcttcattattggtgtatagaaatgcaactgcttcattaatggtgtatagaaatgcaactgatttctgtacattgattttgtatcctgtgactttgctgaattcatgtatcagctctaacagtttttttgtggggtctttcaggttttccatgaagagtgtcatgtcatctgtgaagagtgaagtTTGAATTCTCTCTTGCTGATctgtattccttttatttctttttgttttatgattgctgaggctaggacttccagtatatgttgaacaacagtggcgagagtggacatctcagttgtgtttctgaccttagggggaaagctctcagtttttccccattgaggatgatattagctgtgggcctttaatatatggcttttataatgttaaGATACATTCCTTCTATTCctctttcttgaaggtttttatcatgaaaggatgctgtattttgtcaaacacTTTTTATGCATCtcttgaaataatcatatggttcctatcctttcttttattaatgtggtgtatcacattgattgttttgcaaatattaaacctgCCTTGCAGcttaggaataaatcccacttgatcatggtgaataattcttttaatgtactgttgggtttgatttgctagtatcttattgagaaattttgcatccaggttcatcagggatattggcctgtaattctcctttttagtggggtctttggctTTAGATGCATGGTCATGTTGGCTTTGTAGactgagtttggaagctttcctttaatttctattttttggaacagtttgaggaaAATAGGATTAACTCTTCTtgaaatgtctggtagaattcccccgggaagccatttggcccaggactcttgtttgctGGGAGGTTTTGATAACCAACTCAAttcctttgctggttatgggtctgtccaagttttctatttcttcctgtttgagttttggtagtgtgtgagtgtctaggaatcTGACCATTCCTCCCAGATTGTccggtttgttggcatataatttttcatcatattcacttataattgtatttctgtggtgttggttgtcatctctcctctttccttcgtgattttatccatttgggttctctcttctttttgagaagtctggctaagggtttatcaattttgtttattctttcaaaaaaccagcccttagtttcattgatctgttctactgttttttttttaatttttttttttttttacttttttagattctatattgtttatttctgctctaatctttataaatttccttcttctgctggctttgtgctttatttgctgctcctttccagattttttaagtataaggttaggttttgtattagggacctttctcatttcttgagataggcctgatttacaatatattttcttcttaggactgcctttgctgcacaCCAAAGGACttggactcttgtgttttcattttaatttgtttccatgtattttttttaatttcttctttaattttttggttgatccattcattctttagtaagatgttatTTAACTTTCACGTAtctgagggctttccaaattttttcttgtggttcatttcaaGATTCATaatgttgtgatctgaaaatatgcatggtatgatctcaatatttttttacttgttgagggctgatctgtgacccaatatgtgatctattctggagaatgttccatgtgcactcgagaagaatatgtattctcctactttaggatgaaatgttgtgtgtgtgtgtgtgtgtgtattaagtccatctggtctagcgTGTCATTtagagccattgtttctttgttgattttctgtgtagatgatctgtccattgctataagtggagtattttttaatatgaaatttattgtcaaattggtttccatataacacccagtgctcatcccaacagatgccctctttaacacccatcacccaccatccaCTCCctcatcccccatcaaccctcagttctcagtttttaagagtctgttttggctccctccctctctaaccttttttttccttcccctcccccatggtcttctgttaagtttctcaggatccacaacagagtgaaaacatatggtatctgtctctctctgtatgacttatttcacttagcatcacactctccagttccatccacgttgctacaaaaggccacatttcattctttctcattgccacgtagtattccattgtgtatataaaccacaatttctttatccattcatcagttgatggacatttaggctctttccatgatttggctattgttgaaagtgctgctacaaacattggggtacaagtgcccctatgtatcagcactcctgtatcctctggataaattcttagtagtgctattgctaggttgtagggtagttctattttgaattttttgaggaacctccacactgttttccagagtggttgcaccagtttgcattccaactcACAGTGCAAGAAAGTtcacatttctccacatcctcacaaacatctgttgtttcctgagttgttaattttagccactctgaccagtgtgaggtggcatctcaatgtggttttgatttgtatttccctgaggatgagtgatgttgagcatcttttcatgtgtctgttggctatctgggtgtcttctttggagaagtgtctattcatgtcttctgcccatttcttcactggagtatttgttttttgggtgttgaacttggtaagttctttgtagattttggatactaaccctttatatgaaatgtcatttgcagacatcttttcccattctgtcggttgcttttagttttgttgattgtttcctttgcagtgcagaagctttttatcttgatgaggtcccaacagttcatttttgcttttatttcacttgctttcagagatgtgtcaagtaagaagttgctgtggctgaggtcaaagaggttgttgcctgttttctcatctagggttttgatggtttcctgtctcacatttaggtctttcatccattttgaatttatttttgtgtatggtgtaagaaagtggtccagttttatacttctgcatgttgctgtccagttctcccagcaccatttgctaaagagactgtctttttttccattggatattctttcctgctttgtcaaagattagatatggccatacatttgtgggttcatttctgggttctctattctattccattggtctatgtgtctgttttttgtgccagtacctactgtcttgatgattacaactttgtagtagaggctaaagtctgggattgtgatgtttcccgctttggttttctttttcaacatt from Leopardus geoffroyi isolate Oge1 chromosome X, O.geoffroyi_Oge1_pat1.0, whole genome shotgun sequence includes the following:
- the TAF9B gene encoding transcription initiation factor TFIID subunit 9B, coding for MESSKMAPPKNAPRDALVMAQILKDMGITEYEPRVINQMLEFAFRYVTTILDDAKIYSSHAKKPNVDADDVRLAIQCRADQSFTSPPPRDFLLDIARQKNQTPLPLIKPYAGPRLPPDRYCLTAPNYRLKSLIKKGPNQGRLVPRLSVGAVSSRPSTPTIATPQTASVPSKVAPPVSVTSQRFTVQIPPSQSTPVKPVPATTAVQNVLINPSIIGPKNILITTNMVSSQNTANESNPLKRKHEEDDDNDTM